From a region of the Streptomyces sp. NBC_01454 genome:
- a CDS encoding S-(hydroxymethyl)mycothiol dehydrogenase, whose protein sequence is MPHEVHAVVAAKHGAPVELRTILVPDPGPGEVLVAVQACGVCHTDLHYRDGAINDEFPFLLGHEAAGVIEDVGPGVTDLAPGDFVVLAWRAPCGSCRSCRRGRPWYCFDSRNAAQPMTLPGGTPLSPALGIGAFAEKTLVAAGQAVKVDPHARPEAAGLIGCGVMAGYGAAVHTGAVGSGDTVAVIGCGGVGNAAIAGASVAGARRIIAVDIDDRKLDGATRFGATHTVNSRGTDPVEAVRGLTGGHGADVVIDAVGRPETYTQGFFMRDLAGTLVQVGVPEPGMRVELPLLDLFSRGGALKSSWYGDCLPSRDFPVLIDRYLSGRLDLDGFVTETIALDEVESAFDKMRDGTVLRSVVVL, encoded by the coding sequence ATGCCACACGAAGTCCATGCCGTCGTCGCGGCGAAACACGGCGCACCGGTTGAGCTGCGGACGATCCTGGTGCCGGATCCCGGCCCGGGAGAAGTGCTGGTCGCCGTGCAGGCCTGCGGGGTCTGCCACACCGACCTGCACTACCGGGACGGCGCGATCAACGACGAATTCCCCTTCCTGCTCGGCCATGAGGCGGCCGGGGTGATCGAGGACGTCGGCCCCGGGGTCACCGATCTCGCACCCGGTGACTTCGTCGTCCTCGCCTGGCGGGCGCCCTGCGGCAGCTGCCGTTCCTGCCGCCGCGGCCGGCCCTGGTACTGCTTCGACTCCCGTAATGCCGCCCAGCCGATGACCCTGCCCGGGGGCACCCCGCTCAGCCCCGCGCTCGGCATCGGCGCCTTCGCCGAGAAGACGCTGGTCGCCGCCGGACAGGCGGTCAAGGTCGACCCGCACGCCCGCCCCGAGGCCGCCGGACTCATCGGCTGCGGAGTGATGGCCGGCTACGGCGCCGCCGTGCACACCGGCGCGGTGGGCAGCGGGGACACCGTCGCCGTCATCGGCTGCGGCGGGGTCGGCAACGCGGCCATCGCCGGCGCCTCGGTCGCCGGCGCGCGCCGGATCATCGCGGTCGACATCGACGACCGCAAGCTGGACGGCGCCACCCGCTTCGGCGCCACCCATACCGTCAACTCCCGTGGTACGGACCCCGTCGAGGCGGTCCGCGGCCTCACCGGCGGCCACGGCGCGGATGTGGTGATCGACGCGGTGGGCCGCCCCGAGACCTACACCCAGGGCTTCTTCATGCGCGACCTGGCCGGGACGCTGGTCCAGGTCGGCGTCCCCGAACCCGGCATGCGCGTCGAGCTGCCGCTCCTCGATCTCTTCTCGCGCGGCGGCGCGCTGAAGTCCTCCTGGTACGGCGACTGTCTGCCCAGCCGCGACTTCCCGGTCCTCATCGACCGCTACCTCAGCGGACGGCTCGACCTCGACGGCTTCGTCACCGAGACGATCGCCCTGGACGAGGTGGAGTCCGCGTTCGACAAGATGCGCGACGGCACCGTACTGCGCTCCGTCGTGGTCCTGTGA
- a CDS encoding bifunctional 3-phenylpropionate/cinnamic acid dioxygenase ferredoxin subunit codes for MIPVCRLADLPTGESVRIDTAPPIAVFHAEGQLYAIDDTCTHQDASLADGWLEGCLVECPLHAAAFDLRTGAATCLPARRAVRTHPVTVEDGMIYVQHAAEEGTAA; via the coding sequence GTGATTCCTGTCTGCCGTCTCGCCGATCTGCCCACCGGCGAATCCGTACGCATCGACACCGCACCTCCGATCGCCGTCTTCCACGCCGAGGGGCAGCTCTACGCGATCGACGACACCTGCACCCACCAGGACGCCTCCCTCGCGGACGGCTGGCTGGAGGGATGTCTGGTCGAATGCCCGCTGCACGCCGCGGCCTTCGACCTGCGCACCGGAGCGGCGACCTGTCTGCCGGCCCGCCGGGCGGTGCGCACCCACCCCGTGACCGTCGAGGACGGCATGATCTACGTCCAGCACGCCGCCGAGGAGGGCACCGCCGCATGA
- a CDS encoding SDR family NAD(P)-dependent oxidoreductase has product MTQERVVFVTGGGTGIGAATARLLRAAGHQVVISGRRPEPLHRLAEETGALAHPADAADPEAVQGLVEAAVSAYGRLDGLVLNAGIARGGAVGELSPADWQAVMATNVTGPFLLQRAALPHLLAARGAVVAVASVAALRNGHGNAAYATSKAALLQLCRSLAVDYGRDGLRANIVCPSWVRTEMADGRMARFAEEAGLAGGVDAAYEEATRLLPAGRAGEPREVAEAIGWLLSPAASFVNGAVLTVDGGATAGDPGGAAFRYRIEPRDGAQS; this is encoded by the coding sequence ATGACACAAGAGCGAGTTGTCTTCGTGACGGGCGGTGGTACGGGCATCGGCGCCGCCACCGCGCGGCTGCTGCGGGCGGCCGGGCACCAGGTGGTGATCTCCGGTCGCCGGCCCGAACCGCTGCACCGCCTCGCCGAGGAGACCGGGGCGCTGGCGCACCCCGCCGACGCCGCCGACCCCGAGGCGGTGCAGGGCCTCGTCGAGGCGGCCGTGTCCGCGTACGGGCGGCTCGACGGGCTGGTGCTCAACGCCGGTATCGCCCGCGGCGGCGCGGTCGGTGAGCTGTCGCCGGCGGACTGGCAGGCCGTCATGGCCACCAATGTCACCGGCCCCTTCCTGCTGCAACGCGCCGCGCTCCCACACCTCTTGGCGGCCCGTGGCGCGGTCGTCGCCGTGGCCTCGGTCGCCGCGCTGCGCAACGGGCACGGCAACGCCGCCTATGCGACGTCCAAGGCGGCCCTGCTCCAGCTCTGCCGCTCCCTCGCCGTCGACTACGGGCGGGACGGGCTGCGCGCCAACATCGTCTGTCCCAGCTGGGTGCGGACCGAGATGGCCGACGGGCGGATGGCGCGCTTCGCCGAGGAGGCCGGGCTGGCGGGCGGGGTGGACGCCGCGTACGAGGAGGCCACCCGGCTGCTGCCGGCGGGCCGCGCCGGGGAGCCGCGGGAGGTCGCGGAGGCGATCGGCTGGCTGCTCTCGCCGGCCGCCTCCTTCGTCAACGGCGCGGTGCTGACCGTCGACGGCGGGGCGACGGCGGGCGACCCGGGCGGTGCCGCGTTCCGCTACCGCATCGAGCCGCGCGACGGCGCGCAGAGTTGA
- a CDS encoding NAD(P)/FAD-dependent oxidoreductase, which yields MKSVAVIGASLAGLYAARALRAEGFDGRLVIVGDESHRPYDRPPLSKDLLTGTTSPDRLALADAEEIAELDAEWLLGTEATGLDTGGRTVLLDGGRTLATDGVVIATGAAPRRLPGPAPAGAHTLRTLDDAQALRADLTRGPVRVVVIGGGFIGAEVASSCATLGHHVTVVEAAPLPLVPQLGDTMATICAALHADHGVTLLTGTGVARLHSEGAGNRVTGVELADGRLLPAEVVVTGIGVRPRTAWLEGSGLPLDDGVRCDAGCVTPLPQVVAVGDVARVDGIRAEHWTSATEQAATAAHNLLAGRTVTTHRSLPYFWSDQYGVRIQFAGRRLPGDTPRILEGSPDDRSFLACYEREGRTTAVLALNRPRPFMGQRRALARAAQPATT from the coding sequence ATGAAGTCGGTCGCTGTCATCGGAGCCTCGCTGGCCGGCCTGTACGCCGCCCGGGCCCTGCGCGCCGAGGGGTTCGACGGCCGGCTGGTGATCGTCGGGGACGAGTCCCACCGCCCCTACGACCGCCCGCCGCTGTCCAAGGACCTCCTCACCGGCACCACGAGCCCGGACCGGCTGGCCCTGGCCGACGCCGAGGAGATCGCCGAACTCGACGCCGAATGGCTGCTGGGCACCGAGGCCACCGGGCTCGACACCGGCGGGCGCACGGTGCTCCTCGACGGCGGCCGGACCCTGGCCACCGACGGCGTGGTGATCGCCACCGGCGCCGCCCCGCGCCGCCTGCCCGGCCCTGCGCCCGCCGGCGCGCACACCCTGCGCACCCTCGACGACGCACAGGCCCTGCGCGCGGACCTGACGCGCGGCCCGGTCCGGGTCGTGGTGATCGGCGGCGGCTTCATCGGCGCCGAGGTCGCCTCGTCCTGCGCCACCCTCGGACATCACGTCACCGTGGTCGAGGCCGCCCCGCTCCCCCTCGTACCCCAGCTCGGCGACACGATGGCCACCATCTGCGCCGCCCTCCATGCCGACCACGGCGTCACCCTCCTCACCGGGACCGGGGTCGCCCGTCTGCACAGCGAGGGTGCCGGGAACCGGGTCACCGGGGTCGAACTGGCCGACGGCCGGCTGCTTCCCGCCGAGGTGGTGGTCACCGGCATCGGCGTCCGGCCCCGTACCGCCTGGCTGGAGGGTTCCGGGCTGCCGCTCGACGACGGGGTCCGCTGCGACGCGGGATGCGTCACCCCGCTGCCCCAGGTGGTGGCCGTCGGCGACGTCGCCAGGGTGGACGGCATCCGCGCCGAGCACTGGACCAGCGCCACCGAACAGGCCGCCACGGCCGCACACAACCTCCTGGCCGGGCGCACCGTCACGACCCACCGGAGCCTGCCGTACTTCTGGTCCGACCAGTACGGCGTCCGCATCCAGTTCGCGGGCCGGCGGCTGCCCGGTGACACCCCGCGCATCCTCGAAGGCTCTCCCGACGACCGCAGCTTCCTCGCCTGCTACGAACGTGAGGGGCGCACCACCGCGGTCCTCGCGCTCAACCGCCCGCGCCCCTTCATGGGGCAGCGCCGCGCCCTCGCCCGCGCCGCCCAGCCGGCCACCACCTGA